The Synergistaceae bacterium genome contains a region encoding:
- a CDS encoding Hpt domain-containing protein has translation MNDEELKRYIDKEKALGRIRNNTKLFKMLLTTFLGDTHFEQMKKEIAAADYEAAAKSAHAIKGVAGNLSLTAIFELSQALEACLKANSGVEESLATFSGAYEETVKAVNIVMQGLA, from the coding sequence ATGAACGACGAAGAACTGAAACGATATATAGATAAGGAAAAAGCGCTGGGACGGATACGAAACAACACGAAACTTTTTAAAATGCTGCTGACGACTTTTCTGGGAGACACTCATTTCGAGCAGATGAAAAAGGAAATTGCGGCGGCCGACTACGAGGCTGCGGCAAAGTCGGCTCATGCCATCAAGGGAGTGGCGGGCAACCTCTCTCTGACGGCGATTTTCGAGCTGAGTCAGGCCCTGGAAGCCTGTCTGAAGGCAAACTCCGGCGTGGAGGAGTCTCTCGCGACTTTTTCCGGCGCCTACGAAGAAACGGTCAAGGCCGTCAACATCGTGATGCAGGGGCTTGCCTGA
- the hisS gene encoding histidine--tRNA ligase translates to MDIKAPRGVRDILPDESWKWAYVVNVTARTMADFGYAEIHLPIFEQTELFSRGVGETTDIVEKEMYTFLDRGDRSITLRPEATAGMVRAAVEHNLCGQGNSAKLWCQGPMFRYERPQKGRYRQFYQIDAECLGLPGPVADVEIIALSAEIFRRLGLRNLEVVLNSVGCPNCRPRYRQALVDYFTSKKEGLCETCLGRLDRNPLRVLDCKIPDCGAIADGAPAVYDYLCEECASHFEEVKAGLTRLSFTYKLDKRLVRGLDYYTKTAYEILSGDLGSQNAVCGGGRYDNLAESVGGPHLNGVGFAAGIDRIVMVMEQQSATFGEKPRTEVQVIAQDESALGAVQILTHRLRMEGIAADQDGGDATRWNRSFKAQMKSAGSSGVQWVCIIGPEELAGETVVLKNMGTGEQVVIPWTEVPARLR, encoded by the coding sequence ATGGATATCAAAGCGCCGAGAGGAGTGCGGGACATTCTTCCCGACGAGTCGTGGAAGTGGGCTTACGTGGTGAACGTAACGGCCAGGACGATGGCCGATTTTGGATACGCTGAAATCCATCTTCCCATTTTCGAGCAGACGGAGCTGTTTTCCCGAGGCGTCGGCGAAACGACGGACATCGTGGAAAAAGAGATGTACACCTTCCTCGACCGGGGCGACCGGAGCATCACCCTGCGCCCTGAAGCCACGGCGGGCATGGTGCGGGCGGCTGTGGAACATAATCTCTGCGGACAGGGGAACTCCGCGAAACTTTGGTGTCAGGGTCCCATGTTCCGCTACGAACGCCCCCAGAAGGGCCGTTACCGTCAGTTCTATCAAATAGATGCGGAGTGCCTGGGGCTGCCCGGTCCCGTGGCCGACGTGGAAATCATCGCTCTTTCAGCGGAAATTTTTCGACGGCTGGGGCTCAGAAACCTGGAAGTCGTCCTGAACTCCGTCGGATGCCCCAACTGCCGCCCGCGCTACCGCCAGGCGCTGGTGGACTATTTCACGTCGAAAAAAGAGGGGCTTTGCGAAACCTGCCTCGGACGTCTGGACCGCAACCCCCTTCGTGTCCTCGACTGCAAAATTCCGGACTGCGGAGCCATCGCCGACGGAGCTCCCGCCGTCTATGACTATCTTTGCGAAGAATGCGCCTCCCATTTCGAGGAGGTCAAAGCCGGCCTGACGCGCCTGAGCTTCACCTACAAACTCGATAAACGTCTGGTGCGGGGGCTGGACTACTACACCAAAACCGCCTACGAAATTCTGTCGGGAGATCTGGGCTCCCAGAACGCCGTGTGCGGCGGCGGTCGTTACGACAACCTGGCGGAGTCCGTCGGAGGACCTCACCTGAACGGCGTGGGCTTCGCGGCGGGGATTGACCGTATCGTCATGGTAATGGAGCAGCAGAGCGCGACCTTCGGGGAAAAACCCCGGACGGAAGTTCAGGTCATCGCCCAGGACGAATCGGCTCTGGGGGCAGTCCAGATTCTGACCCACAGGCTGCGGATGGAGGGAATCGCCGCCGACCAGGACGGAGGAGACGCCACCCGATGGAACCGCAGCTTCAAAGCCCAGATGAAAAGCGCGGGGAGCTCCGGCGTTCAGTGGGTCTGTATCATCGGTCCGGAGGAACTCGCCGGCGAAACGGTGGTTCTGAAGAACATGGGTACCGGTGAGCAGGTCGTCATTCCCTGGACGGAGGTCCCGGCGCGCCTGCGCTGA
- a CDS encoding alanine--glyoxylate aminotransferase family protein has translation MIQTPRLLMIPGPTPVVRSIQNQMARETVAFGDADFVADFRGVVADLKSMWRCDGEMFVVAGSGTLAMEMAIANVTKRGDDVLVCTHGYFGDRFVDMCSRRELKTDVLKAEWGSVSTPEEIDAALSKKKYTAVTVTHVDTSTGAMIDLKAVCDMIKSKHPETLLIVDGVAATGGAESWMDWGIDLLLTCSQKAFGVAPGLALLWAGARAVAKRKALGTIPESYVDFEKWIPIMHDPSKYWGTPPVNMIWALQEAVRILREEGLEERYARHTRQAAIFVSAMEALGFRPAAKKSCRASTLTIFLYPEGAGLEDGAFRARLAEEGVQSAGCLGIFAGKGLRLGHMGNIDKHTLVGTVAAVERACIGCGCAIAPGKGLAVLQEGLIRERA, from the coding sequence ATGATTCAAACACCCAGGCTTCTGATGATACCAGGCCCCACCCCCGTTGTTCGTTCCATTCAGAATCAAATGGCGCGTGAAACCGTGGCATTCGGCGACGCCGATTTTGTGGCCGACTTCAGAGGCGTAGTGGCGGATTTGAAGTCGATGTGGCGGTGCGACGGGGAAATGTTCGTGGTGGCGGGCAGTGGAACTCTGGCCATGGAAATGGCGATCGCGAACGTGACGAAGCGGGGAGACGACGTGCTGGTCTGCACTCACGGATATTTCGGGGATCGTTTCGTGGACATGTGTTCCCGGAGGGAGCTGAAAACCGACGTCCTGAAGGCGGAGTGGGGTTCTGTCTCCACGCCGGAGGAGATCGACGCCGCCCTCTCCAAAAAGAAATACACGGCGGTCACCGTCACTCACGTGGACACCTCCACCGGAGCCATGATCGACCTGAAGGCCGTCTGCGACATGATAAAGTCCAAACATCCGGAGACTTTGCTGATCGTGGACGGAGTGGCCGCCACGGGAGGAGCGGAGTCCTGGATGGACTGGGGCATCGATCTTCTGCTGACCTGCAGCCAGAAGGCCTTCGGGGTCGCTCCGGGGCTTGCTCTGCTGTGGGCCGGCGCCCGGGCTGTGGCCAAACGGAAGGCCCTGGGTACAATTCCCGAATCTTATGTGGATTTCGAAAAATGGATTCCCATTATGCACGACCCGTCCAAATATTGGGGGACGCCTCCGGTCAACATGATTTGGGCCCTGCAGGAAGCCGTTCGTATCCTTCGGGAAGAGGGGCTGGAGGAGCGTTACGCCCGCCACACCCGACAGGCGGCGATCTTTGTTTCGGCCATGGAGGCGCTGGGTTTCAGACCCGCGGCGAAAAAGTCCTGCAGAGCTTCGACCTTGACGATCTTTCTTTATCCCGAGGGAGCGGGACTGGAGGACGGGGCCTTCCGGGCGCGTCTGGCGGAGGAAGGCGTGCAGTCCGCCGGATGCCTGGGAATTTTTGCGGGCAAGGGGCTTCGTCTGGGGCATATGGGAAACATCGACAAACACACGCTGGTGGGCACGGTAGCGGCCGTCGAGCGGGCCTGCATCGGCTGCGGCTGTGCAATCGCCCCCGGGAAGGGACTGGCGGTTCTGCAGGAAGGGCTTATCCGGGAGCGGGCGTAA
- a CDS encoding nucleoside phosphorylase has product MSDTRPKEHWESKDAERPVMEGNLQYHIRCGDGDVSRYVLLPGDPGRVSLIAEQWTESRFVASNREHCTWTGKLEGVPITCCSTGMGGGSASIALEELAALGADTFLRVGSCGAISEAVECGDLILCSGAMRQDGTSPQYVDVSYPALAHYEVTTALVEACERLNLPYHVGVSCTTASFYCGQARPGFGGYVQSSFENKVEDLNRAGVLDFEMEAATIFTLAGLYGFRAGAVFAVVAHRLQNKFKYEGIDRSVLAANEAVKILAEWDAKKAAANKRYWFPGLLRP; this is encoded by the coding sequence TTGAGCGATACGAGGCCGAAGGAGCACTGGGAGTCCAAAGACGCGGAGCGTCCGGTCATGGAGGGAAATCTCCAGTATCATATTCGCTGCGGGGACGGCGACGTCAGCCGGTACGTGCTGCTTCCGGGAGATCCCGGTCGAGTGAGCCTCATCGCTGAACAGTGGACGGAATCCCGTTTTGTCGCCAGCAACAGAGAACACTGCACCTGGACGGGAAAACTGGAGGGAGTGCCGATTACCTGCTGCTCCACGGGGATGGGGGGAGGTTCCGCGTCCATCGCGCTGGAGGAACTGGCGGCTCTCGGAGCGGATACCTTCCTTCGCGTGGGGTCCTGCGGCGCCATCAGCGAGGCCGTGGAGTGCGGCGACCTCATCCTGTGCTCCGGCGCCATGCGTCAGGATGGAACCAGCCCTCAGTACGTGGACGTTTCCTATCCCGCGCTGGCTCATTACGAGGTGACGACGGCTCTGGTGGAGGCCTGCGAACGGTTGAACCTGCCTTATCATGTGGGAGTGAGCTGCACCACGGCCTCTTTTTATTGCGGACAGGCCCGGCCGGGCTTCGGGGGTTACGTCCAGTCCTCCTTCGAGAACAAAGTAGAGGATCTGAATCGCGCGGGGGTCCTGGACTTCGAGATGGAGGCCGCCACAATTTTTACTCTTGCGGGTCTTTACGGCTTCAGGGCGGGAGCGGTCTTTGCCGTGGTCGCCCACCGGCTGCAGAACAAGTTTAAATATGAAGGGATAGATCGAAGCGTACTGGCCGCCAACGAGGCCGTAAAAATTCTGGCGGAGTGGGACGCGAAAAAGGCAGCGGCAAACAAGCGGTACTGGTTTCCCGGGCTTCTTCGCCCGTGA
- the tadA gene encoding Flp pilus assembly complex ATPase component TadA, which translates to MKSQPKLGDILVQAGVITEPQLMEALKKQKLTGKRLGEILVSEGIITEIRLAESLSTQLKLPMFTLTRYRPMPEAIKSVPRHVSERLQLIPLSIVEGDLLLVAMANPLDLLAQDEVRMLTGRDLKIGITTASEIQANLDRLYNLQGNLENAIVEIYGDTELPMEESGIIEAKADDAPVIQLVSNVLDQAVREGASDIHVEPYEKSARIRYRVDGALYTSFDYPVGLHAAVSARMKIMAGMDIAERRKPQDGRILIKVSGRRVDLRVSSLPTLHGEKIVLRILDQENASVGLEKLGLENDDLEKIDVFCGTPWGILLVTGPTGSGKSTTLYSMLEKINQPDVNIVTVEDPVEYTVAGINQVHVNEKAGLSFESALRSILRQDPDKVMVGEIRDQKTASIAIRAALTGHFVLSTLHTNDAPSAATRMVDMGVAPFLVSASLSGVIAQRLVKKLCPFCKEEYEMDPNLCDALRVPHGSHAWKARGCNECRQGYKGRKGIYEIMMVDDDLRKMILEGVSNIQLRTEAIKRGMKTLRQSGINAAMVGLTSIEEVFASTL; encoded by the coding sequence ATGAAATCTCAGCCCAAACTGGGCGATATTCTGGTGCAGGCGGGAGTTATTACGGAGCCTCAGCTTATGGAGGCCCTGAAAAAGCAGAAACTGACGGGTAAACGTCTGGGAGAAATTCTCGTTTCCGAGGGGATCATCACGGAAATCCGGCTGGCGGAGTCGCTTTCCACTCAGCTGAAGCTGCCCATGTTTACTCTGACCCGCTACCGGCCCATGCCGGAGGCCATCAAATCGGTGCCGCGTCATGTTTCGGAGCGTCTGCAGCTCATTCCTCTTTCCATAGTGGAAGGGGATCTGCTGCTGGTGGCCATGGCCAACCCTCTGGACCTCCTTGCCCAGGACGAAGTGCGTATGCTTACGGGGCGGGACCTCAAGATCGGCATCACCACGGCCTCCGAAATTCAGGCCAATCTGGACCGGCTCTACAACCTTCAGGGGAACCTGGAAAACGCCATCGTGGAAATTTACGGCGATACGGAGCTTCCCATGGAGGAGAGCGGCATCATCGAGGCCAAGGCGGACGACGCGCCGGTCATTCAGCTCGTCAGCAACGTTCTGGATCAGGCCGTTCGCGAAGGGGCGTCGGACATTCACGTGGAGCCCTACGAAAAGAGCGCCCGCATTCGCTATCGCGTGGACGGCGCTCTGTACACCTCCTTCGACTACCCCGTGGGCCTGCACGCGGCCGTGTCGGCCCGTATGAAGATTATGGCGGGGATGGACATCGCCGAAAGGCGGAAACCTCAGGACGGGCGTATTCTGATCAAGGTCAGCGGCAGGCGGGTGGACCTCCGCGTCAGCTCTCTGCCCACCCTGCACGGTGAAAAAATCGTGCTGCGTATCCTGGACCAGGAGAACGCCTCGGTGGGTCTGGAGAAGCTGGGACTGGAGAACGACGATCTGGAAAAGATCGACGTCTTCTGCGGGACGCCCTGGGGAATTCTGCTGGTTACGGGACCCACGGGAAGCGGAAAATCCACGACGCTTTATTCCATGCTGGAAAAAATCAATCAGCCGGACGTCAATATCGTCACGGTCGAGGATCCCGTCGAATACACGGTGGCGGGAATCAATCAGGTTCACGTCAACGAAAAGGCGGGCCTTTCGTTTGAGTCCGCCCTGCGCTCCATTTTGCGGCAGGATCCCGACAAGGTCATGGTGGGAGAAATTCGCGACCAGAAGACGGCCTCCATCGCCATCCGGGCGGCTCTGACGGGACACTTCGTCCTTTCCACGCTGCACACCAACGACGCCCCCAGTGCGGCCACCCGTATGGTGGATATGGGAGTTGCGCCCTTCCTCGTGTCCGCGTCTCTTTCCGGAGTGATTGCCCAGCGGCTGGTGAAAAAACTGTGCCCCTTCTGTAAGGAAGAATACGAGATGGATCCCAACCTGTGCGACGCGCTTCGCGTCCCCCACGGTTCTCACGCCTGGAAGGCCCGGGGCTGCAACGAATGCCGGCAGGGTTACAAGGGACGGAAGGGCATTTACGAGATTATGATGGTGGACGACGATCTCAGGAAGATGATTCTGGAGGGCGTCAGTAATATTCAGCTTCGAACGGAAGCTATAAAACGTGGGATGAAGACGCTTCGGCAGTCGGGAATCAATGCCGCTATGGTGGGCCTGACCAGTATAGAAGAAGTCTTTGCGTCCACCCTTTAA
- a CDS encoding type IV pilus twitching motility protein PilT: protein MPADLKVLLGDVIKRNASDLHIGVGVPPAMRVDGGLQYIDECGPLTGFDVEQALKTILTSEQMEKYKESHELDFSFTYKTDNLEARFRGNCYYESRNMAAAFRLIPLQIRSIDDLSLPPVLKDISKRRRGLFLVTGPTGHGKSTTLAAILNEINKTRYDHIITIEDPIEYVYRSDKCLVHQREIGTDTESFSEGLRRALRQDPDVLLIGELRDLDTISAAITASETGHLVFGTLHTQDAAQSIDRIIDVFPPHHQTQIRIQLSSVLVGICSQQLIPKGKEGGGGGRICVTELLIANPAVRNCIREGKTNQIKTLIQTGVNVGMHTMEQSLAVFVKSKILSLDAALTYAYDPKDLQRILLEQQGMR, encoded by the coding sequence TTGCCGGCAGATTTGAAAGTCTTACTGGGCGATGTAATAAAAAGAAACGCCAGCGACCTGCATATCGGCGTGGGAGTGCCTCCGGCGATGCGAGTCGACGGCGGGCTGCAGTATATAGACGAGTGCGGCCCCCTGACGGGTTTCGACGTGGAACAGGCTCTGAAAACGATACTGACCAGCGAACAGATGGAAAAGTACAAGGAGTCCCATGAGCTGGACTTCAGTTTCACGTATAAAACGGACAATCTGGAAGCCCGGTTCAGAGGAAACTGTTATTACGAGTCCCGGAACATGGCGGCGGCCTTCCGTCTTATTCCTCTGCAGATTCGTTCCATCGACGACCTGAGCCTCCCTCCCGTTTTGAAGGACATCAGCAAGCGGAGACGGGGACTTTTTCTGGTCACCGGACCCACCGGCCACGGGAAAAGCACCACCCTGGCGGCCATTTTGAACGAAATCAACAAGACCCGTTATGACCATATCATTACCATAGAAGATCCCATTGAGTACGTTTACAGATCGGACAAATGTCTGGTGCATCAGCGGGAAATCGGCACGGACACGGAGAGCTTTTCGGAGGGCCTGAGGCGGGCTTTGAGGCAGGATCCGGACGTTCTGCTGATCGGAGAGCTGCGGGATTTGGACACGATCAGCGCGGCCATTACGGCATCGGAAACGGGGCATTTGGTTTTCGGAACCCTGCACACTCAGGACGCGGCTCAGTCCATCGACCGTATCATCGACGTTTTTCCGCCTCATCATCAGACGCAGATTCGCATACAGCTCTCGTCCGTTCTGGTGGGGATTTGTTCTCAGCAGCTGATACCCAAGGGAAAGGAAGGCGGCGGCGGGGGACGTATCTGCGTGACGGAGCTTTTGATCGCCAATCCGGCGGTGCGAAACTGCATTCGGGAGGGCAAAACCAACCAGATCAAGACGTTGATTCAGACGGGCGTGAACGTGGGAATGCACACCATGGAGCAGAGCCTGGCGGTGTTTGTGAAAAGCAAAATTTTGTCGCTGGATGCCGCGCTGACCTATGCGTACGATCCGAAAGATCTGCAGCGCATTCTTCTGGAGCAGCAGGGGATGCGTTAA
- a CDS encoding type II secretion system F family protein, whose translation MNFRYKARAADGKIVEGLLEADNQGIALESLRQKGMLPLSVNQATRTGAAMIANKRTMTIFDKMQRIGTVPAKTKMVFFRQLATMIQAGLSLTMALDIVTEQEKNLIFRDAVNAVKNGIDQGLPMSQIMKQQPVFNSMMTALVQAGEEGGILENALDRVANLLEKQQALRSKIRSAMFYPSFIICFAICVVIVFIAFILPKFKQVFDGMNIELPMLTQFMFAMGDFCEENWRMIAVVTLLTITAIVWLCKSKTTKPMMDVVKLKVPIIKSLVFKSTMARSTQTLASLVSAGVPILRGLEMASEVAGNSVVQRGFDNLLEAAKRGTNLGDAARGAKIFPVLVCQMVRIGEETGHLDDMLEKVATWYDQELDEQVKAITSLMEPFMIVFVGGIVALIAMAIFGPITSAISQMG comes from the coding sequence ATGAATTTTCGATATAAGGCACGGGCCGCGGACGGCAAAATTGTCGAAGGGTTGCTGGAGGCGGACAACCAGGGAATAGCTCTGGAGTCTTTGAGGCAAAAGGGAATGCTGCCGCTGTCGGTGAATCAGGCCACTCGAACGGGCGCGGCCATGATCGCCAACAAGCGCACGATGACCATTTTCGACAAGATGCAGCGCATCGGAACGGTGCCGGCCAAGACGAAAATGGTGTTCTTCCGTCAGCTGGCGACCATGATTCAGGCGGGGCTGAGCCTGACGATGGCGTTGGACATCGTGACGGAACAGGAAAAGAACCTGATTTTCCGGGATGCGGTCAACGCCGTGAAGAACGGCATCGATCAGGGTCTTCCCATGAGCCAGATCATGAAGCAGCAACCGGTTTTCAACTCCATGATGACCGCGCTGGTCCAGGCGGGGGAAGAGGGTGGTATTCTGGAGAACGCTCTCGACCGCGTCGCCAACCTGTTGGAAAAACAGCAGGCTCTCCGAAGCAAGATTCGTTCGGCCATGTTCTATCCCAGCTTTATCATCTGTTTCGCGATTTGTGTCGTCATTGTTTTCATCGCGTTCATCCTTCCCAAATTCAAGCAGGTCTTTGACGGCATGAACATCGAGCTTCCCATGCTGACGCAGTTCATGTTCGCCATGGGAGATTTCTGCGAAGAAAACTGGAGGATGATCGCAGTGGTTACCCTTCTTACGATAACGGCGATCGTCTGGCTCTGCAAGAGCAAAACCACAAAACCCATGATGGACGTGGTCAAGCTGAAGGTGCCGATCATCAAGAGCCTGGTGTTCAAGTCCACCATGGCGCGTTCCACTCAGACTCTGGCATCGCTGGTTTCCGCTGGCGTTCCGATTCTGCGGGGGCTGGAAATGGCCAGCGAGGTCGCCGGAAACAGCGTAGTGCAAAGAGGTTTTGACAATCTGCTGGAAGCTGCAAAACGGGGAACCAACCTGGGAGACGCGGCCCGGGGCGCGAAGATTTTCCCGGTTCTTGTGTGTCAGATGGTGCGTATCGGCGAAGAAACCGGCCACCTGGACGACATGCTGGAAAAGGTGGCGACCTGGTACGATCAGGAGCTGGACGAGCAGGTCAAGGCGATCACCTCCCTGATGGAACCCTTTATGATCGTCTTCGTGGGAGGCATCGTCGCCCTCATCGCAATGGCGATCTTTGGCCCCATCACCTCCGCAATCTCTCAGATGGGTTAA
- a CDS encoding prepilin-type N-terminal cleavage/methylation domain-containing protein, which translates to MVKVRKGFTLVELLIVIVIIGILAAAMLLSSGAATASAEASTIISDLRSMKAAALMLYADSMDVFENTTYSLTVNYLTPYVDNPAKYTIAGSPYGLSVDSNERWWVYYNLSNKSSEVKSKLQGRAQTTGLLKSTNLTDSYTTASNTVWMVAR; encoded by the coding sequence ATGGTGAAAGTGCGGAAAGGTTTTACGTTGGTTGAGTTGTTGATCGTTATCGTTATTATCGGTATCCTGGCGGCGGCAATGCTTCTTTCCAGCGGCGCGGCGACGGCTTCGGCGGAGGCCTCCACGATCATCAGCGACCTGCGCAGCATGAAGGCGGCGGCTCTGATGCTCTACGCGGACAGCATGGATGTTTTTGAGAACACCACCTACAGCCTGACGGTCAACTATCTGACGCCCTACGTGGACAACCCGGCGAAGTACACGATTGCGGGCAGCCCTTATGGCCTTTCGGTGGACTCGAATGAGAGATGGTGGGTGTACTACAACCTGTCCAACAAGAGCAGCGAAGTCAAGTCCAAGCTGCAGGGCAGAGCCCAGACCACAGGACTGCTGAAGAGCACGAACCTGACGGACAGCTACACGACCGCCAGCAACACCGTGTGGATGGTCGCCCGGTAA